In the Clostridium beijerinckii genome, one interval contains:
- a CDS encoding glycoside hydrolase family 13 protein, with translation MNKEWWKESVVYQVYPRSFKDSNGDGIGDLRGIIEKLDYLKELGIDVIWLSPVYKSPNDDNGYDISDYEDIMDEFGTMEDMDELIKEGNKRGIKILMDLVVNHTSDEHKWFIESKKSRDNHYRDYYIWRDPVNGKEPNDLKSTFSGSAWQYDETTGQYYLHLFSRKQPDLNWENEEVRNKVYDMMNFWIDKGIGGFRMDVIELIGKVPDKKIKENGPKLHEYIKEMNRKTFGDKNLLTVGEAWCSNPEIAEQYSNPDGSELSMVFQFEHILLDQQPNKEKWDLKPLELLDLKKALSRWQLELEGKGWNSLFWNNHDVPRIVSRWGNDKEYRVESAKMLATLLHGMKGTPYIYQGEELGMTNIRFEELNDYKDIETLNMYEERIEQGYKHEDIMNSIYEKGRDNARTPIQWDDSENAGFTTGNTWIKINPNYKEINAKSQLNDENSIFNYYKSLIKIRKTNPVVVYGKYELILEENKEIFAYTRTLENEMVLVICNFTENKAKFIFDGISKFKYKELLISNYDVDINQSVNNIELEPYEARIYKFIN, from the coding sequence ATGAATAAGGAATGGTGGAAAGAAAGTGTAGTATATCAGGTATACCCAAGGAGTTTCAAAGATTCTAATGGGGACGGAATCGGGGATTTAAGAGGAATAATAGAAAAGTTAGATTATTTAAAGGAGTTAGGTATAGATGTGATATGGCTATCTCCGGTATACAAATCGCCAAATGACGATAATGGATATGATATAAGTGATTATGAAGATATAATGGATGAATTTGGAACAATGGAAGATATGGATGAACTTATTAAAGAAGGAAATAAGAGAGGAATAAAAATTCTCATGGATTTAGTGGTTAATCATACTTCTGATGAACATAAGTGGTTTATTGAATCTAAAAAATCAAGGGATAATCATTATAGAGATTATTATATATGGAGAGATCCAGTAAATGGGAAAGAACCAAATGATTTAAAGTCAACATTTAGCGGTAGTGCATGGCAATATGATGAGACCACAGGACAATATTACTTACATTTATTTAGTAGAAAGCAGCCAGATTTGAACTGGGAGAATGAGGAAGTCCGTAATAAAGTTTATGATATGATGAATTTTTGGATTGATAAGGGTATTGGTGGCTTTAGAATGGATGTAATAGAACTTATAGGTAAAGTTCCAGATAAAAAGATAAAAGAAAATGGACCAAAACTTCATGAATATATTAAAGAAATGAATAGAAAAACTTTTGGAGATAAAAATCTATTGACGGTTGGAGAAGCATGGTGCTCCAATCCAGAAATAGCAGAACAGTATTCTAATCCAGATGGAAGTGAGCTTAGTATGGTATTTCAGTTTGAACATATTTTATTGGATCAACAACCCAATAAGGAAAAATGGGATTTAAAACCATTGGAATTATTAGATCTAAAGAAAGCGTTGTCAAGATGGCAGTTAGAATTAGAAGGAAAAGGTTGGAATAGTTTGTTCTGGAATAATCACGATGTTCCAAGAATAGTTTCAAGGTGGGGAAATGATAAAGAATATAGAGTAGAAAGTGCAAAAATGCTTGCTACATTGTTACATGGAATGAAGGGAACACCGTATATATATCAAGGCGAAGAACTTGGCATGACAAATATAAGATTTGAGGAACTAAATGACTATAAGGATATAGAAACACTTAATATGTATGAAGAAAGAATAGAGCAAGGTTATAAGCATGAAGATATAATGAATTCAATATATGAAAAAGGTAGAGATAATGCACGTACTCCAATTCAATGGGATGATAGTGAAAATGCAGGTTTTACAACCGGAAATACTTGGATAAAAATAAATCCTAATTATAAAGAAATAAATGCGAAATCGCAATTAAATGATGAAAATTCTATATTCAATTACTATAAAAGTCTAATTAAAATTAGAAAAACAAATCCAGTAGTTGTGTATGGAAAATATGAATTGATTTTAGAAGAAAATAAAGAAATATTTGCTTATACAAGAACTTTAGAAAATGAAATGGTATTAGTTATTTGCAATTTTACAGAAAACAAAGCAAAGTTTATTTTTGATGGTATAAGTAAGTTTAAATATAAAGAACTTTTAATTTCAAATTATGATGTAGATATAAATCAATCAGTAAATAATATAGAGCTAGAACCTTATGAAGCGCGAATTTATAAATTTATCAATTAA
- a CDS encoding TIM-barrel domain-containing protein: MGYGRDYIKCFKDFFKLCGNTPLLPRYALGNWWSRYYRYNEEEYKKLLDRFKEEKVPFSVAVIDMDWHLVDIDPKYGSGWTGYTWNKELFPDPKRFMKWLHENNLRVTLNVHPADGIRAHEEMYTDMAKHLNIDYLNGENIEFDISDSKFLEAYFKYAHHPNEENGVDFWWIDWQQGNDSKIEGLDPLWMLNHYHFLDNKRNGKRPLTFSRYAGIGSHRYPVGFSGDSIITWESLDFQPYFTANASNAGYGWWSHDIGGHMLGVKDDEMALRWLQFGVFSPIMRLHSSSSVFNGKEPWRYNSIVHETMNEFLRFRHSLVPYIYTMNRIFSEDGIPLVQPMYYKNSEYDEAYEVQNQYYFGSELIVCPITHPMNRKTGRGKVKAWLPEGTYIDIFNGMIYSGNRYINLYRDIRRIPVLAKAGAIIPMINMESCYNQIDNPKDIEVRIFAGDNGRFKMYEDDGNTLEYLKGRYAETEMNLEWGDSTRFVVKAVMGEFSVIPKERNYTFKFIGFKDCKEIMVISDGKEVIYEKDYDNLMNSIIIRCNQIDVLKDLVIDFKDVMQLSCNNIDRQIFDFLNEAQIRFDIKDKIYNIINSHENKTKIIGDLQTLDLDKDLFGAVCEIILAY, from the coding sequence TTGGGATATGGAAGGGATTATATTAAGTGTTTTAAAGATTTTTTTAAACTATGCGGGAATACTCCTCTCCTACCTAGATATGCATTAGGAAATTGGTGGAGTAGATACTATAGGTATAATGAGGAAGAATATAAGAAACTATTAGATAGATTTAAAGAAGAGAAAGTACCATTTTCAGTAGCTGTAATTGATATGGATTGGCACCTAGTAGATATAGATCCTAAGTATGGAAGTGGATGGACCGGATACACTTGGAATAAAGAGCTATTTCCAGACCCTAAGAGATTTATGAAGTGGCTTCATGAAAATAACTTGAGAGTCACATTAAACGTACATCCAGCTGATGGAATAAGAGCCCATGAAGAAATGTATACTGATATGGCGAAACATCTAAATATAGATTATTTAAACGGAGAAAATATTGAGTTTGATATTTCAGATTCAAAGTTTTTGGAAGCTTATTTCAAATATGCACACCATCCAAATGAAGAAAACGGAGTAGATTTTTGGTGGATTGACTGGCAGCAAGGCAATGATTCAAAGATAGAAGGTCTTGATCCATTATGGATGCTTAACCATTATCACTTTTTGGACAATAAACGTAATGGAAAGAGACCACTTACTTTTTCTAGATATGCAGGAATAGGGAGTCATAGGTATCCTGTGGGATTTTCAGGAGATAGTATTATAACTTGGGAGTCTTTGGATTTTCAGCCTTACTTTACAGCTAATGCATCTAATGCAGGATATGGGTGGTGGAGTCATGATATCGGAGGACATATGCTGGGTGTAAAAGATGATGAGATGGCATTAAGATGGCTACAATTTGGAGTATTTTCTCCAATCATGAGGCTTCATAGTTCGTCAAGTGTTTTTAATGGAAAGGAACCTTGGAGATATAATTCCATTGTTCATGAGACAATGAATGAATTTTTAAGATTTCGACATAGTCTAGTACCGTATATTTATACAATGAATAGAATTTTTAGTGAAGACGGAATCCCTTTAGTACAACCAATGTATTATAAAAATTCTGAATATGATGAGGCTTATGAAGTGCAAAATCAGTATTATTTTGGATCAGAATTGATTGTATGTCCTATAACACATCCAATGAACAGAAAAACTGGAAGAGGAAAGGTAAAAGCATGGCTGCCAGAGGGAACTTATATAGATATATTTAATGGGATGATTTATTCTGGAAATAGATATATTAATTTATATAGGGATATTAGAAGAATACCAGTACTTGCAAAGGCAGGAGCAATAATTCCAATGATAAATATGGAAAGTTGCTACAATCAGATAGATAATCCAAAAGATATTGAAGTAAGAATTTTTGCAGGTGATAATGGCAGATTTAAAATGTATGAGGATGATGGTAATACTTTAGAATATTTAAAAGGAAGATATGCAGAAACAGAAATGAATTTAGAGTGGGGAGACTCCACTAGATTTGTAGTAAAAGCAGTAATGGGAGAGTTTTCTGTTATACCAAAGGAAAGAAATTATACTTTTAAATTCATAGGATTTAAAGATTGTAAAGAAATAATGGTTATATCGGATGGTAAAGAAGTAATTTATGAAAAAGATTATGATAATTTAATGAATAGCATCATTATAAGATGTAATCAAATTGATGTACTCAAAGATTTAGTTATTGACTTTAAAGATGTCATGCAGTTAAGTTGTAATAATATTGATAGACAAATATTTGATTTTTTAAATGAAGCACAAATAAGATTTGATATAAAAGATAAAATTTATAATATAATAAATTCACATGAAAATAAAACTAAGATCATAGGGGATTTGCAAACATTAGATTTGGATAAAGATTTATTTGGTGCAGTTTGTGAAATTATTCTCGCATATTAG
- a CDS encoding carbohydrate ABC transporter permease, giving the protein MLKSKKFGSRLADAIIWSVVIILTTACLFPLINMVAISFSNKSAAAGNLVGLLPVDFTLSSYKTLLQEGQFWRSFGISVSRVILGTALNLILVVLMAYPLSKGKREFRFRNIYMNLMIFAMLFSGGMIPIFITVKNLHLLDTIWSLILPGAVPIFNVILLMNFFKSVPKSLEEAAELEGCNKWQILFKIYIPISLPALATISLFSIVGHWNDFFGGLLYINKAANYPLQTYIQQLTVDITKVTNPAQLQSIADISNKTLNAAKIVVSTIPLLIIYPFLQKYFVTGMVMGSVKE; this is encoded by the coding sequence ATGTTAAAGTCAAAAAAGTTTGGAAGCAGGCTAGCTGATGCAATTATATGGAGTGTTGTAATAATACTTACAACTGCATGCCTGTTTCCACTTATAAATATGGTAGCTATTTCTTTCAGTAATAAGTCAGCAGCAGCGGGAAATTTAGTGGGATTACTTCCAGTAGATTTTACTTTATCATCCTATAAAACATTATTGCAAGAAGGTCAATTTTGGCGTTCTTTTGGAATTTCAGTATCAAGAGTTATTCTAGGAACAGCATTAAATTTAATATTAGTGGTTTTAATGGCGTATCCACTATCAAAAGGTAAGCGAGAGTTTCGTTTTAGAAATATTTATATGAACCTTATGATATTTGCGATGTTGTTTTCAGGTGGAATGATACCAATATTTATTACTGTAAAAAATCTACATTTATTAGATACTATCTGGTCTCTAATTTTACCAGGTGCTGTGCCTATATTTAATGTAATTTTATTAATGAACTTTTTTAAGAGTGTACCAAAATCATTGGAAGAGGCGGCAGAATTAGAGGGATGTAATAAATGGCAAATTTTATTTAAGATATATATTCCTATCTCGCTTCCTGCGTTAGCAACAATTTCATTGTTTAGCATTGTTGGACACTGGAATGATTTCTTTGGTGGATTGTTGTACATAAATAAGGCAGCAAATTATCCATTGCAAACTTATATACAACAATTAACAGTGGATATTACAAAGGTAACAAATCCGGCTCAGTTACAAAGCATTGCTGATATTTCTAACAAAACATTAAATGCAGCTAAAATCGTTGTATCAACTATTCCATTGCTAATTATATATCCGTTCTTACAAAAATATTTTGTCACAGGAATGGTTATGGGATCAGTTAAGGAATAG
- a CDS encoding ABC transporter permease, whose amino-acid sequence MKKGKKQLSYHLMMAPGMIFLFIFSFIPMFGIIMAFQEYLPAKGILGSKWVGLDNFRYMLQIPDSMNILRNTLVIAIGKIILSTIIPIIFALLLNEIRKKWAKKTIQTIVYLPHFLSWAVLAVVVANIFSFDGPVNAFLKLFGYEPTLFLASNTWFRPILIGTDVWKEFGYGSIVYLAALTGIDSGLYEAAAIDGANRFKQLIHVTLPGIMPIIMLMTAMNLGNILNAGFDQVFNLYNPIVYQTADIIDTYVYRVGLVGMQYSFATAVGLLKSVVGCILLLSANKLSQRVANMQIF is encoded by the coding sequence ATGAAAAAAGGGAAAAAACAATTAAGTTATCATCTTATGATGGCACCTGGTATGATATTTTTATTCATATTTAGTTTTATTCCTATGTTTGGTATAATAATGGCTTTTCAAGAGTATTTACCGGCAAAAGGAATACTAGGTTCTAAGTGGGTTGGACTTGATAATTTTAGATATATGCTTCAAATACCAGATAGCATGAATATTTTAAGAAATACACTAGTTATTGCTATAGGAAAAATTATCTTAAGCACAATAATACCAATTATATTTGCATTACTTTTAAATGAAATAAGAAAAAAATGGGCTAAGAAAACCATTCAAACTATTGTATATTTACCACATTTTCTATCATGGGCAGTCTTAGCTGTAGTAGTAGCCAATATTTTCTCCTTTGATGGCCCGGTTAATGCATTTTTGAAATTGTTTGGATATGAACCAACATTATTTCTTGCAAGCAATACCTGGTTTAGGCCTATATTAATAGGAACAGATGTATGGAAAGAATTCGGTTATGGATCAATTGTATATTTAGCGGCATTAACCGGAATTGATTCTGGATTATATGAAGCAGCGGCTATAGATGGAGCAAATAGATTCAAGCAGCTAATACATGTGACTCTGCCAGGTATAATGCCTATAATTATGCTTATGACAGCAATGAATTTAGGAAATATTTTAAATGCTGGCTTTGATCAAGTATTTAATTTATATAATCCGATTGTTTATCAAACAGCAGATATCATTGATACATATGTTTATCGTGTAGGGTTAGTAGGAATGCAGTATAGTTTTGCAACAGCAGTAGGACTATTAAAATCAGTAGTTGGATGTATATTATTATTGTCTGCTAACAAATTATCTCAAAGAGTTGCTAATATGCAAATATTTTAA
- a CDS encoding extracellular solute-binding protein translates to MLKRNLTQTMKRITTFGMAVITIAMFFTGCGNKDGATTTETKDKSGAVTTPYGKYDELVTYTIGKNTPGSPRLPEGDTYENNAYTRYLKDVLNVQNKDEFEAANGDPYDQKVSMAVATGDIPDIMKVDSTTLKQLVDSDMIADLTDAYKNCATDKIKQMYDSYNGRALESATFDGKLMALPSTQCANAPTMLWVRQDWMDKLGLQAPKSMDDVENILQQFVTKDPGNNGAGKTIGLVASSNIGGVYGGLFQMDNVLGMYNAFPGQWIEEDGKVVFGSTTNNMKKGLGRVAEMFKKGLIDPQMAVRQGDDVTSLIVNGQAGAFFGPWWAPDYPLNDAKKLNPNAQWVPYIIPTNSDGSYTTYTQNPASEFYVVKKGFEHPELLVKIASVINDKMVYEDYGKQELMDYIKQGVDSGVRPVGILINDYNATIDMYKNIDLALKGEKDPESLGADKGNYEKCKDYLANSNSPSADAWSGYTSRMVAPKLMSETKINEVNPVFFGQTKSMKLKWANLQKLQDETFLKIVTGEAPIDSFDVFVSTWKSTGGDEITKEVEDAIKK, encoded by the coding sequence ATGCTAAAAAGAAATTTAACGCAAACAATGAAAAGGATAACAACTTTTGGAATGGCAGTTATTACAATTGCTATGTTCTTTACGGGGTGCGGAAATAAAGATGGTGCAACTACGACTGAAACGAAAGATAAGTCAGGGGCAGTAACTACACCTTATGGAAAATACGATGAATTGGTAACTTATACTATAGGTAAAAATACACCTGGAAGTCCGCGTCTTCCAGAAGGAGATACCTATGAAAATAATGCATATACAAGATATTTAAAAGATGTATTAAATGTTCAGAATAAAGATGAATTTGAAGCAGCTAATGGAGATCCATATGATCAAAAGGTATCAATGGCAGTCGCTACAGGTGATATACCAGATATTATGAAAGTTGATTCAACAACATTAAAGCAATTAGTAGATAGCGATATGATAGCAGATTTAACTGATGCTTACAAAAACTGTGCCACAGATAAAATTAAACAAATGTATGATTCGTATAATGGAAGAGCATTAGAAAGTGCTACATTTGATGGAAAACTTATGGCATTGCCATCTACTCAATGTGCTAATGCGCCAACAATGCTTTGGGTTAGACAAGATTGGATGGATAAATTGGGATTGCAAGCACCTAAATCAATGGATGATGTGGAAAATATCTTACAGCAGTTTGTAACAAAAGATCCAGGAAATAATGGAGCTGGAAAAACAATTGGTCTTGTGGCTTCTTCTAATATAGGAGGAGTTTATGGGGGATTATTTCAAATGGATAACGTTCTAGGAATGTATAATGCTTTTCCAGGACAATGGATTGAAGAGGATGGAAAAGTTGTATTTGGATCTACAACTAATAATATGAAAAAGGGATTAGGAAGAGTTGCTGAAATGTTTAAAAAAGGTTTAATTGATCCACAAATGGCAGTAAGACAAGGTGATGATGTTACTTCACTTATTGTTAATGGTCAAGCTGGCGCTTTCTTTGGACCATGGTGGGCACCTGATTATCCATTAAATGATGCTAAGAAGCTAAATCCAAATGCACAATGGGTTCCTTATATAATACCAACAAATTCAGATGGGTCTTATACAACTTATACACAAAATCCGGCAAGCGAATTTTATGTTGTTAAAAAAGGATTTGAGCATCCAGAATTATTAGTAAAGATAGCTAGTGTTATTAATGACAAGATGGTATATGAAGACTATGGAAAACAAGAACTTATGGATTATATAAAGCAGGGTGTTGATTCAGGTGTAAGACCGGTAGGTATTCTTATTAATGATTATAATGCAACAATTGATATGTATAAAAATATTGATTTAGCACTTAAAGGAGAAAAAGATCCGGAATCTTTAGGAGCTGATAAGGGAAACTATGAAAAGTGTAAGGATTATTTAGCTAATTCAAATTCTCCAAGTGCTGATGCATGGAGTGGCTATACGTCAAGAATGGTTGCCCCAAAACTAATGAGTGAGACCAAGATAAATGAAGTTAATCCAGTATTTTTTGGACAAACAAAGAGTATGAAATTAAAATGGGCCAATTTACAAAAATTACAAGATGAAACCTTCTTAAAAATTGTAACAGGTGAAGCACCAATAGATTCTTTTGATGTCTTTGTTTCAACTTGGAAGAGTACAGGTGGAGATGAAATTACAAAAGAGGTTGAAGATGCTATAAAAAAATAA
- a CDS encoding sensor histidine kinase, with translation MNRLKRFFLNLKFRYKIILTYFLVSIIPIIILGLFCYQQTKNLLLDQERENLRKSFSEAVIGIENSANVYSNILDYTTFNPMILEVINHEYKSYYEMYYKFHNMLDPYIDMLRALHNDIQQITVYTSNNIVKHSDYIMPMEVIENNIWYKEVLGKYKPQWFIDSEKNVFLAVQFINKGYNDIQNILYVKINSKNFFQPLYNISSTNCGIYVVDKNDEVVFENRSYDDGKDYLLPSTELKKIDGDTITYDNINYILIKIDMKDLGWTAYLYKPVHLIVESSKNIIYTVFFIMGICVLIILVVGYWLSYIIVNRIEKLTKNMKEMNMDHLEVTIESNSEDEIGVLINSFDKLIVRIKTLIQEVYKSEISKRKYEMKALQAQINPHFLYNSLSLINWKAIRSGEDEISEMAQLLSTFYRTSLNKGSSIITVENELNNTEAYVKIQSMMHNYNFDVDFDIDNKIKGYYMINLLLQPLVENAICHGIDQKRNNRGKLRISAQQKGTDIVFEIEDNGVGMKSEICERILTTRTKGYGVKNVYDRIKLTYGENCDLRFISIPNEKTVAIMSIPVEIDKNKFND, from the coding sequence ATGAATAGGTTAAAAAGATTTTTTCTAAATTTAAAATTTCGATATAAAATAATTTTGACTTACTTCTTAGTTAGTATTATTCCAATTATAATTCTAGGTTTATTTTGTTATCAGCAAACGAAAAATTTACTTTTAGATCAAGAAAGAGAGAATTTAAGAAAGTCTTTTTCAGAAGCAGTTATAGGAATCGAAAACTCAGCGAATGTGTATAGCAATATACTGGATTATACTACATTTAACCCAATGATTTTAGAGGTAATTAATCATGAATATAAAAGTTATTATGAAATGTATTATAAGTTTCATAATATGCTGGATCCATATATTGATATGCTAAGAGCGTTACATAATGATATACAACAAATAACTGTATATACTAGTAATAATATAGTAAAGCATTCCGATTATATAATGCCCATGGAGGTTATTGAAAATAATATTTGGTATAAAGAAGTATTAGGAAAATATAAACCTCAGTGGTTCATTGATAGTGAAAAAAATGTTTTTTTAGCGGTTCAGTTTATTAATAAAGGATATAATGATATACAGAATATTCTATATGTAAAAATAAACTCTAAGAATTTTTTTCAGCCGTTGTATAATATATCAAGCACTAATTGTGGAATTTATGTTGTAGATAAAAATGATGAAGTTGTATTTGAGAATAGAAGCTATGATGATGGTAAAGATTATTTATTGCCGAGTACTGAATTAAAGAAAATAGATGGAGATACTATAACTTATGATAATATAAATTATATTTTAATAAAAATTGATATGAAGGATCTTGGATGGACTGCATATCTTTACAAACCCGTGCATTTAATTGTGGAATCATCTAAAAATATTATTTATACTGTATTCTTTATCATGGGGATTTGTGTTCTAATAATTTTAGTTGTAGGGTATTGGCTTTCGTATATAATAGTGAACCGTATTGAAAAATTAACTAAAAATATGAAGGAAATGAATATGGATCATTTGGAAGTTACAATAGAAAGCAATTCGGAAGATGAAATTGGTGTTTTAATTAATAGTTTTGATAAGCTTATAGTAAGAATAAAAACTTTAATACAAGAAGTATATAAGAGCGAAATATCCAAAAGAAAATATGAAATGAAAGCATTACAAGCTCAAATAAACCCACATTTTCTCTACAATAGCTTGTCTTTGATCAATTGGAAGGCAATTAGGTCAGGAGAAGATGAAATTAGTGAAATGGCTCAGCTATTATCAACATTTTATCGTACATCTTTAAATAAAGGAAGTAGTATCATAACAGTAGAAAATGAATTAAATAATACAGAAGCATATGTTAAGATTCAATCCATGATGCATAATTATAATTTTGATGTGGATTTTGATATTGATAATAAAATTAAGGGATACTATATGATTAATTTATTACTACAGCCATTAGTTGAGAATGCAATATGTCATGGTATTGATCAAAAAAGAAATAATAGAGGCAAGTTAAGAATATCTGCACAGCAAAAAGGAACAGATATTGTGTTTGAAATTGAAGATAATGGAGTGGGGATGAAGAGTGAAATTTGCGAAAGAATTTTAACAACTAGAACAAAAGGTTATGGAGTAAAAAATGTTTATGATAGAATTAAACTTACTTATGGTGAAAATTGTGATTTGAGATTTATAAGTATACCAAATGAAAAAACTGTTGCGATAATGAGTATCCCGGTAGAAATAGACAAGAATAAATTTAATGATTAA
- a CDS encoding response regulator transcription factor, giving the protein MFKILIVDDEFIEREGIIFLIKKFSFDFDIKECSDGEEALEYLKKNSVDVLLTDVRMPFMDGIELSQNAKLIYPDLKIIIFSGFGEFEYAKRAISLGVNDYILKPISQAEFKKTIESVIEKIGQENKEKQAKEWRNFTEKEHVLLKVISGIPIESIRERFSLDNYTDFVNKYKRMILMEFDKDFFNNHQEFIKEILDDFQDKADYLNLNPYQGIFFFYEFIDETVLENTCTKIHNVISEKYGVDCYFSISNLITSPSIISEEYSNMEHIMEQRFFVPDKYIFSKKVEMTLESTDEKFDSTILKNIEHHIKVRDFCSLKSSVDLLIKKFSAQSDFSQIYVKFILTNIYRNICNEMKEANEIDLDGEIDKIYSSRTIQEIRDILNNVIDNMEKQFSKESFNHRHEIELVKSYIYENYGKDLSLDILAEYVYMAPSYLSSMFKKETSVGINVFIKNYRMEKAKDMLENTNIRIKDIGNIVGYSNTSYFCQSFKEFYGLTPEKYRQKDENNE; this is encoded by the coding sequence ATGTTTAAAATCTTAATTGTTGATGATGAATTTATTGAGAGAGAGGGCATTATATTTTTAATCAAGAAATTTTCTTTTGACTTTGATATAAAAGAATGTAGTGATGGCGAAGAAGCATTAGAATATTTGAAAAAAAATTCAGTTGATGTTTTATTAACTGATGTAAGGATGCCATTTATGGATGGAATTGAATTATCACAAAACGCTAAATTAATATATCCAGATCTAAAAATAATAATTTTTAGTGGCTTTGGTGAATTCGAGTATGCAAAAAGAGCAATAAGCCTTGGTGTAAATGATTATATATTAAAACCAATAAGCCAGGCAGAATTTAAAAAGACAATCGAAAGTGTTATTGAAAAAATAGGACAGGAAAATAAAGAAAAGCAAGCTAAAGAATGGAGAAATTTCACCGAAAAAGAACATGTTTTATTAAAAGTAATAAGCGGAATTCCTATAGAAAGCATTAGAGAGAGATTTTCTTTAGATAATTATACGGATTTTGTAAATAAGTATAAGAGAATGATTTTGATGGAATTCGATAAGGATTTCTTTAATAATCATCAAGAATTTATAAAAGAAATTCTTGATGATTTCCAAGATAAAGCAGATTATTTGAATTTAAATCCCTATCAAGGAATATTTTTTTTCTATGAGTTTATAGATGAAACTGTATTAGAAAATACTTGTACGAAAATACATAATGTGATATCAGAAAAATATGGAGTCGATTGTTATTTTTCTATTAGTAATTTAATTACATCACCTTCTATAATATCAGAAGAATATTCTAATATGGAACATATTATGGAACAACGTTTTTTTGTACCAGATAAGTATATTTTTTCTAAAAAAGTAGAGATGACATTGGAATCAACAGATGAAAAGTTCGATAGTACTATACTTAAAAATATAGAACATCATATAAAAGTTAGAGATTTTTGTAGTTTGAAATCTAGTGTTGATCTTTTAATAAAAAAATTTTCAGCGCAAAGTGATTTTTCCCAAATATATGTAAAGTTTATTCTTACAAATATTTATAGAAATATTTGTAATGAAATGAAAGAAGCAAATGAAATAGATTTAGATGGAGAAATAGATAAGATTTATTCTAGCAGGACAATTCAAGAAATAAGAGATATATTAAATAATGTTATAGATAATATGGAAAAACAATTTTCCAAGGAATCTTTTAATCATAGGCATGAGATAGAGCTAGTTAAGTCATATATTTATGAAAATTATGGAAAAGATTTATCTCTTGATATATTAGCGGAATATGTGTATATGGCACCAAGCTATTTAAGCAGTATGTTTAAGAAAGAGACAAGCGTGGGTATTAATGTATTTATAAAAAATTATCGTATGGAAAAAGCAAAAGATATGTTAGAAAATACAAATATAAGAATTAAAGATATTGGTAATATCGTGGGATATAGTAATACATCATATTTTTGCCAAAGTTTTAAAGAATTCTATGGATTAACACCTGAAAAATATAGACAAAAGGATGAAAATAATGAATAG
- a CDS encoding CpsB/CapC family capsule biosynthesis tyrosine phosphatase encodes MEMMKTRIIYSEQMLVYRKTTHIFLENNIYNFIGSDAHDIDNRTTGLRKAINILNDNNNEIINENIFKESSKKLINDEIINFVGKKVKIKKSIFSFFKTKSK; translated from the coding sequence ATGGAAATGATGAAGACAAGGATAATTTATAGTGAACAAATGTTAGTTTATAGAAAAACTACGCATATATTTTTAGAGAATAATATATATAATTTTATTGGTTCTGATGCTCATGACATAGATAACAGAACTACTGGACTTAGAAAAGCTATAAATATATTAAATGATAATAATAATGAAATAATAAATGAAAACATATTCAAAGAGAGCTCTAAAAAGCTGATTAATGATGAGATTATAAATTTCGTTGGAAAAAAAGTTAAGATAAAGAAATCAATATTTTCGTTTTTTAAAACTAAGTCAAAGTAA